In Lemur catta isolate mLemCat1 chromosome 1, mLemCat1.pri, whole genome shotgun sequence, one DNA window encodes the following:
- the NXPE3 gene encoding NXPE family member 3 isoform X3: MWTNFFKLRLFCCLLAVLMVVVLVINVTQVEYLDHETVSAIFIDSSGQFVSSQVTGISRNPYCGYEHQTLSSQERLEEDSLLAALQWQVPDVGPVPFVKSTDPSSSYFVILNSAAFFNVGSQLEVLVHMQDFERKPKKYGGDYLQARIHSPKLQAGAVGRVVDYQNGFYKVFFTLLWPGKVKVSVSLVHPSEGIRVLQHLQEEKPDRVYFKSLFRSGRISETTECNVCLPGSLPLCNFTDLYTGEPWFCFKPKKLPCSSRINHFKGGYLKGLLTASESAFFQSGVNIKMPINSNGPDWVTVIPRRIKDLVEFNLGSPKNVGPFLAVDQKHNILLKYRCHGPPIRFTTVFSSELHYVANELNGIVGGKNTVVAIAVWSHFSTFPLEVYIRRLRNIRRAVVQLLDRSPKTVVVIRTANAQELGPEVSLFNSDWYNFQLDTILRRMFSGVGVYLVDAWEMTLAHYLPHKLHPDEVIVKNQLDMFLSFVCPLET, translated from the exons ATGTGGACCAATTTCTTCAAACTACGGCTTTTCTGCTGTCTGCTTGCAgtgttgatggtggtggtgctggtCATCAATGTTACTCAGGTAGAG TACTTGGACCATGAGACTGTTTCAGCCATATTCATCGACAGCAGTGGGCAGTTTGTTTCCTCCCAAGTGACAGGGATTAGCCGGAATCCCTACTGTGGCTATGAGCACCAGACCCTGTCCAGCCAGGAGCGTTTGGAAGAGGACTCCTTGCTGGCTGCCTTGCAGTGGCAGGTTCCTGATGTGGGCCCAGTCCCCTTTGTGAAGAGCACTGACCCTTCTTCCAGCTACTTTGTCATCTTAAACTCTGCAGCCTTCTTCAACGTGGGAAGCCAGCTGGAGGTGCTGGTTCATATGCAGGACTTTGAAAGGAAGCCCAAGAAGTATGGTGGAGACTACCTGCAGGCTAGAATTCATTCCCCCAAGTTGCAAGCAGGGGCTGTGGGCAGAGTGGTAGACTACCAGAATGGGTTTTACAAGGTTTTTTTTACTTTGCTCTGGCCAGGGAAAGTTAAAGTATCTGTATCTCTGGTCCACCCCAGTGAAGGGATCAGAGTTCTTCAGCACTTACAGGAAGAGAAACCAGACAGGGTCTATTTCAAGAGTCTCTTCCGTTCAGGAAGAATTTCTGAAACCACTGAGTGCAACGTGTGTCTTCCTGGGAGTCTGCCCTTGTGTAACTTTACAGATCTCTACACTGGAGAGCCCTGGTTCTGCTTCAAACCAAAGAAGCTCCCTTGCAGCAGCAGAATTAACCATTTCAAAGGTGGATACCTGAAGGGTCTCCTGACTGCTTCAGAGAGCGCTTTCTTCCAGAG TGGTGTCAATATCAAAATGCCAATAAACTCCAATGGACCTGATTGGGTAACTGTGATTCCCAGgagaataaaag ATTTAGTGGAGTTTAACTTGGGTAGTCCCAAGAATGTGGGTCCCTTCCTTGCAGTGGACCAGAAGCACAACATCCTGCTCAAATACCGCTGCCATGGTCCGCCCATCCGCTTTACGACCGTCTTTAGCAGTGAGCTCCATTATGTGGCAAATGAGCTGAATGGTATTGTGGGAGGGAAGAACACCGTGGTTGCCATAGCTGTATGGTCTCACTTCAGCACCTTCCCCCTGGAAGTGTACATCCGGCGGCTCAGGAATATCCGTCGAGCAGTGGTCCAGCTCCTGGATAGAAGTCCTAAGACTGTGGTGGTCATCCGGACGGCCAATGCCCAAGAGCTGGGGCCTGAGGTGAGCCTTTTCAACAGTGACTGGTACAACTTTCAGCTGGACACCATTCTTCGGAGGATGTTTTCAGGGGTTGGAGTATATCTCGTCGATGCCTGGGAGATGACCCTGGCCCATTATCTACCCCACAAGCTGCATCCAGATGAAGTTATTGTGAAGAACCAGCTGGACATGTTCTTGTCCTTTGTGTGCCCCTTGGAGACCTAG
- the NXPE3 gene encoding NXPE family member 3 isoform X1 yields MWTNFFKLRLFCCLLAVLMVVVLVINVTQVEYLDHETVSAIFIDSSGQFVSSQVTGISRNPYCGYEHQTLSSQERLEEDSLLAALQWQVPDVGPVPFVKSTDPSSSYFVILNSAAFFNVGSQLEVLVHMQDFERKPKKYGGDYLQARIHSPKLQAGAVGRVVDYQNGFYKVFFTLLWPGKVKVSVSLVHPSEGIRVLQHLQEEKPDRVYFKSLFRSGRISETTECNVCLPGSLPLCNFTDLYTGEPWFCFKPKKLPCSSRINHFKGGYLKGLLTASESAFFQSGVNIKMPINSNGPDWVTVIPRRIKETNNLELSQGSGTFPSGYYYKDQWRPRTFKMRQFNDPDNITECLQRKVVHLFGDSTIRQWFEYLTTFVPDLVEFNLGSPKNVGPFLAVDQKHNILLKYRCHGPPIRFTTVFSSELHYVANELNGIVGGKNTVVAIAVWSHFSTFPLEVYIRRLRNIRRAVVQLLDRSPKTVVVIRTANAQELGPEVSLFNSDWYNFQLDTILRRMFSGVGVYLVDAWEMTLAHYLPHKLHPDEVIVKNQLDMFLSFVCPLET; encoded by the exons ATGTGGACCAATTTCTTCAAACTACGGCTTTTCTGCTGTCTGCTTGCAgtgttgatggtggtggtgctggtCATCAATGTTACTCAGGTAGAG TACTTGGACCATGAGACTGTTTCAGCCATATTCATCGACAGCAGTGGGCAGTTTGTTTCCTCCCAAGTGACAGGGATTAGCCGGAATCCCTACTGTGGCTATGAGCACCAGACCCTGTCCAGCCAGGAGCGTTTGGAAGAGGACTCCTTGCTGGCTGCCTTGCAGTGGCAGGTTCCTGATGTGGGCCCAGTCCCCTTTGTGAAGAGCACTGACCCTTCTTCCAGCTACTTTGTCATCTTAAACTCTGCAGCCTTCTTCAACGTGGGAAGCCAGCTGGAGGTGCTGGTTCATATGCAGGACTTTGAAAGGAAGCCCAAGAAGTATGGTGGAGACTACCTGCAGGCTAGAATTCATTCCCCCAAGTTGCAAGCAGGGGCTGTGGGCAGAGTGGTAGACTACCAGAATGGGTTTTACAAGGTTTTTTTTACTTTGCTCTGGCCAGGGAAAGTTAAAGTATCTGTATCTCTGGTCCACCCCAGTGAAGGGATCAGAGTTCTTCAGCACTTACAGGAAGAGAAACCAGACAGGGTCTATTTCAAGAGTCTCTTCCGTTCAGGAAGAATTTCTGAAACCACTGAGTGCAACGTGTGTCTTCCTGGGAGTCTGCCCTTGTGTAACTTTACAGATCTCTACACTGGAGAGCCCTGGTTCTGCTTCAAACCAAAGAAGCTCCCTTGCAGCAGCAGAATTAACCATTTCAAAGGTGGATACCTGAAGGGTCTCCTGACTGCTTCAGAGAGCGCTTTCTTCCAGAG TGGTGTCAATATCAAAATGCCAATAAACTCCAATGGACCTGATTGGGTAACTGTGATTCCCAGgagaataaaag AAACTAACAACCTAGAACTATCTCAAGGCTCAGGAACTTTTCCTTCTGGGTACTATTATAAAGACCAGTGGAGGCCCAGAACGTTTAAGATGCGTCAGTTTAATGACCCTGACAACATTACAGAGTGCTTACAAAGAAAAGTGGTGCATTTATTTGGTGATTCAACAATTAGACAATGGTTCGAATACCTTACTACATTTGTTCCAG ATTTAGTGGAGTTTAACTTGGGTAGTCCCAAGAATGTGGGTCCCTTCCTTGCAGTGGACCAGAAGCACAACATCCTGCTCAAATACCGCTGCCATGGTCCGCCCATCCGCTTTACGACCGTCTTTAGCAGTGAGCTCCATTATGTGGCAAATGAGCTGAATGGTATTGTGGGAGGGAAGAACACCGTGGTTGCCATAGCTGTATGGTCTCACTTCAGCACCTTCCCCCTGGAAGTGTACATCCGGCGGCTCAGGAATATCCGTCGAGCAGTGGTCCAGCTCCTGGATAGAAGTCCTAAGACTGTGGTGGTCATCCGGACGGCCAATGCCCAAGAGCTGGGGCCTGAGGTGAGCCTTTTCAACAGTGACTGGTACAACTTTCAGCTGGACACCATTCTTCGGAGGATGTTTTCAGGGGTTGGAGTATATCTCGTCGATGCCTGGGAGATGACCCTGGCCCATTATCTACCCCACAAGCTGCATCCAGATGAAGTTATTGTGAAGAACCAGCTGGACATGTTCTTGTCCTTTGTGTGCCCCTTGGAGACCTAG
- the NXPE3 gene encoding NXPE family member 3 isoform X2, with product MWTNFFKLRLFCCLLAVLMVVVLVINVTQVEYLDHETVSAIFIDSSGQFVSSQVTGISRNPYCGYEHQTLSSQERLEEDSLLAALQWQVPDVGPVPFVKSTDPSSSYFVILNSAAFFNVGSQLEVLVHMQDFERKPKKYGGDYLQARIHSPKLQAGAVGRVVDYQNGFYKVFFTLLWPGKVKVSVSLVHPSEGIRVLQHLQEEKPDRVYFKSLFRSGRISETTECNVCLPGSLPLCNFTDLYTGEPWFCFKPKKLPCSSRINHFKGGYLKGLLTASESAFFQSGVNIKMPINSNGPDWVTVIPRRIKETNNLELSQGSGTFPSGYYYKDQWRPRTFKMRQFNDPDNITECLQRKVVHLFGDSTIRQWFEYLTTFVPDLVEFNLGSPKNVGPFLAVDQKHNILLKYRCHGPPIRFTTVFSSELHYVANELNGIVGGKNTVVAIAVWSHFSTFPLEVYIRRLRNIRRAVVQLLDRSPKTVVVIRTANAQELGPEVNRKITRALAELYLLAFLA from the exons ATGTGGACCAATTTCTTCAAACTACGGCTTTTCTGCTGTCTGCTTGCAgtgttgatggtggtggtgctggtCATCAATGTTACTCAGGTAGAG TACTTGGACCATGAGACTGTTTCAGCCATATTCATCGACAGCAGTGGGCAGTTTGTTTCCTCCCAAGTGACAGGGATTAGCCGGAATCCCTACTGTGGCTATGAGCACCAGACCCTGTCCAGCCAGGAGCGTTTGGAAGAGGACTCCTTGCTGGCTGCCTTGCAGTGGCAGGTTCCTGATGTGGGCCCAGTCCCCTTTGTGAAGAGCACTGACCCTTCTTCCAGCTACTTTGTCATCTTAAACTCTGCAGCCTTCTTCAACGTGGGAAGCCAGCTGGAGGTGCTGGTTCATATGCAGGACTTTGAAAGGAAGCCCAAGAAGTATGGTGGAGACTACCTGCAGGCTAGAATTCATTCCCCCAAGTTGCAAGCAGGGGCTGTGGGCAGAGTGGTAGACTACCAGAATGGGTTTTACAAGGTTTTTTTTACTTTGCTCTGGCCAGGGAAAGTTAAAGTATCTGTATCTCTGGTCCACCCCAGTGAAGGGATCAGAGTTCTTCAGCACTTACAGGAAGAGAAACCAGACAGGGTCTATTTCAAGAGTCTCTTCCGTTCAGGAAGAATTTCTGAAACCACTGAGTGCAACGTGTGTCTTCCTGGGAGTCTGCCCTTGTGTAACTTTACAGATCTCTACACTGGAGAGCCCTGGTTCTGCTTCAAACCAAAGAAGCTCCCTTGCAGCAGCAGAATTAACCATTTCAAAGGTGGATACCTGAAGGGTCTCCTGACTGCTTCAGAGAGCGCTTTCTTCCAGAG TGGTGTCAATATCAAAATGCCAATAAACTCCAATGGACCTGATTGGGTAACTGTGATTCCCAGgagaataaaag AAACTAACAACCTAGAACTATCTCAAGGCTCAGGAACTTTTCCTTCTGGGTACTATTATAAAGACCAGTGGAGGCCCAGAACGTTTAAGATGCGTCAGTTTAATGACCCTGACAACATTACAGAGTGCTTACAAAGAAAAGTGGTGCATTTATTTGGTGATTCAACAATTAGACAATGGTTCGAATACCTTACTACATTTGTTCCAG ATTTAGTGGAGTTTAACTTGGGTAGTCCCAAGAATGTGGGTCCCTTCCTTGCAGTGGACCAGAAGCACAACATCCTGCTCAAATACCGCTGCCATGGTCCGCCCATCCGCTTTACGACCGTCTTTAGCAGTGAGCTCCATTATGTGGCAAATGAGCTGAATGGTATTGTGGGAGGGAAGAACACCGTGGTTGCCATAGCTGTATGGTCTCACTTCAGCACCTTCCCCCTGGAAGTGTACATCCGGCGGCTCAGGAATATCCGTCGAGCAGTGGTCCAGCTCCTGGATAGAAGTCCTAAGACTGTGGTGGTCATCCGGACGGCCAATGCCCAAGAGCTGGGGCCTGAG